The Acanthopagrus latus isolate v.2019 chromosome 11, fAcaLat1.1, whole genome shotgun sequence genome segment ACGGCAATATACTTGGAACATTACCTTGACAGTGAGTATCCTGGGATACACCGAGCTTGTGAGAACAGTTTGAGCATCTTACGTCTGTTTGAGGTTTAGTTTTACAGTATCGACGACTTTTTTTTCGTCTCTCTTGGCGGCTGACTGACAGATAGCCTAGTTGCTAACTCACTGGAATGCTATCTGTGAGGTCACCAGCTCGCTAGCTCCCTGATTAGCATCACGGTAAAGCCTTTTTTGGGATAAAGTTGGGCAAACTCTCCATGTGTGGTGTCAAACTCCCACAGAGACCAGTGTTAGCGTTAGCTGGACTCGTGGAGCATGTTATCAAGACTTAACCGTGTGTACTTAGCGGTTCGTGATCTGTCACACACAACTGTTAGCAGCTAGGTGTGTTAGCATCCAGCAGTGgtttattaatgtttaaaatgttaatgtcatgcgcagctttaaaaataataataacaagaaGAATATTTTGAAACGTGATCATTTTGGTCAACATGTCTGTGGACATCGTGCATTTGCAACCTGTTGGTGACCGCGTTTCCAGTAAGCAGTTACGCGCCGGGGCGGGGTGTTTAAAGTGCGTCACATAATGTAAGGacaagcacacaacacacagagagggagggaagtgtTCATGTCACTGTGAGCTGGGCCAGCTCTCCCATAATGTCTGTTTATGGCAAACACTGTACTTACCATGAGATCATCATTCACCTTACATACCTTCAACGTCAGGCTTGAGCTTATTAGGTGCATATAGCTACACCTTTAAGGgccactatgtagttttggagaagttcaaactcagaatgGTATgatttacaattattattattatccatgACGTAATAATACAAGctcagacatattttttttttccagaactcaataaacaaactgatctcaaaaggaaaacaagatccccagaacagtgtgtgaagctagaaaggtggcagggtccgccaaatataaacaaatgaaaacaggatgaagccttcctgtccttttgaggtcagtttgtttattcagtcatgaaaacaaaaatcatttgttttagtttctttaaACATATAAATCAGCCATCGGcagtctttctcttctgattcaaaatgtcctccccaaaactacgtagtgcacctcCTTAGGTGCATGGTAAATGTCAATAATGGTTGATATGTCATAGGACACTGAAGAAAAAtcctctctgcttttcttcttatAAGACAAAAATAATGTAACTGGTAAATAATAGAGAATATTCATGTTATTTGAAGTTTTAGTGATTTCATTTCTGTACAATAATGATTTTTGTATCTAAATGCTAGCAAATTGTTTGCAAATAATCTTATAAAAACTTATTGTCTTGCATTAATCTATTTCCATATTTAATTTTGAAGCATTCAGTTGCAGCTGTACACACTCAACCATGCAGTAAGAACACTGAGCAAAAATAGGTTTTACAGCTCTTTAGAGccacaataacaataatgacaCAATTACGACACCAATGGACATTGGTCGATTTAGACCACAGTGACATTACATCAGTTCTGTGGATAAataaccaacattttttttcctcactcatcTTCTTGTTAATTTCCCCTCTAGGTATTGAAAACCTGCCATGTGAGCTTCAGAGAAATTTTACTTTGATGCGGGACCTAGACAACAGGACTGAAGGTGAAAATTTAATATcataaagtcattattttaattCGTTGTAAATGATTGTGCCTGTCCTGCTTTTAAATCTCAAAATGTCTGTTAGCTACAGTAACTGTAGCATGTGCTCAAGGCCTCAAAGTGTAGCATCTTAAACCAATAGTCTTAAGTATTGTGTGGTCAATACTGTGTTTCCAGCACTGTGATATTTATGTTGTTGTGCAGAAAAGAAAGTAGAGATCGACAAACTGGCTGAAGAGTACATTGCTACTGTGAAGAACCTGGCCTCAGAGCAGAGAGTGGAACACCTGCAGAAGATCCAAAATGCCTACAGCAAGTGCAAAGAGTTCAGTGATGACAAAGTCCAGCTCGCAATGCAGACGTATGAAATGGTCAGTCCAAATCTATTGGTATTAGGTTCACTTGTTATATCTGTCTTTTCTATCACAGTTATTGGAGTTTTATACAGTCAGCATGTTGGGGAAGGGATTTTATAGTTTCACATTCTTGATACTTAATTTGTTTCCTTATTGTaaaagaaaccacacacactATTCAACATGAAATCTTCTTACTGCAGGTGGACAAACATATCCGCAGACTGGATGCAGATCTGGCGCGGTTCGAGAATGAGCTGAAGGAGAAATTGGAATTGAGCGGCTACGAAAGTGCAGAGGCAAGAGGAGTGAAAAGTGAGTCAAGTTACTAAAGGATCCATTTTAGCACATTGCAAAACAGAGTGATCGTGCATCTAAACATGTCAGTGCTTTCCACAGAGGGTGAGACCAGGGGGCTGAGGGAGAAGCGTGGATCCAGGGGAAGAGGACGGAAAGGTTCTGATGAAGAGTCTcctaagaagaagaagatgaaaaacaggtttgttttcatacaAGTGTTTGTTCAGATTAGCAATGATTCATTGATTTGCAGCCATTAAATCATGTT includes the following:
- the ing5a gene encoding inhibitor of growth protein 5a, whose product is MATAIYLEHYLDSIENLPCELQRNFTLMRDLDNRTEEKKVEIDKLAEEYIATVKNLASEQRVEHLQKIQNAYSKCKEFSDDKVQLAMQTYEMVDKHIRRLDADLARFENELKEKLELSGYESAEARGVKKGETRGLREKRGSRGRGRKGSDEESPKKKKMKNSPDLSDALLPMQPSDVLDMPVDPNEPTYCLCHQVSYGEMIGCDNPDCPIEWFHFACVDLATKPKGKWFCPRCTQDKKKK